Part of the Olsenella profusa DSM 13989 genome, TCAACGCGTCCATGTGGCGAGAGCTCATGCTTGACGACGCCGACAACCTCTCGACGGAGATCGGCATGCTCATAGACAACCTCGCCGCCTACAGGCAGGCGCTCGATACGCACGATGGCGAGCGGCTCGAGGAGCTGCTCTCTGAGGGTGACCGCATCAAGAGGAAGATTGAGGGACGATGAGCGATACCAGGGTCATCCAAGTGGACACGCCGTCCAGGTCCTACGAGGTCCTCGTGGGCCAGGGCATCCTCGGCGAGGTGGGACCGCGCGCCGCCAGGCTCATCAGGGGTCGCAGGGCGCACGTCATCTCCGACTCCAACGTCGCCCCCCTCTATGCCGATGATGTCACCGGCTCGCTGCGGAGGGCGGGCTTCACGACGGACGTGCAGGTCTTCGAGGCGGGCGAGGCCAGCAAGGACATCCATACCCTCTCCGCCCTTCTCGAGGGCCTCGCCGCTGCCGAACTCACCCGCGATGACGTGGTCGTCGCCGTGGGCGGTGGCGTGACGGGCGACATCGCAGGCCTTGCCGCAGCCCTGTACCTGCGAGGGTGTGCCGTCATACAGGTGCCTACCTCGCTCTTGGCAATGGTCGACTCCTCGGTGGGTGGCAAGTGTGCCATCGACCTCGCAGCCGGGAAGAACCTCGCGGGAGCGTTCTTCCAGCCAACGCTCGTCATCGCCGACGTCGAGTGCCTGGATACGCTCACCCACGAGCAGCTCACCGATTCGTGCGGCGAGATGATCAAGCACGGGGTCATCCGTGACGCGACGCTGTTCAGGAAGCTCGCCGAGCAGCCCCTCAACGCCGACGGCGCCAGGCATGCCATGCGCGCGGCCCTCATCGCCCGCAACGTCGAGATCAAGCGCGACGTCGTCGACGCGGACGAGCGCGAGGGTGGCGTGCGGCAGATCCTCAACTTTGGACACACCATCGGCCACGCCATCGAGGCGGCAAGCGACTTCACCCTCGGGCACGGCTCGAGCGTGGCGGCAGGCATGTGCTGCATGGCGCGCGCCGCGGCTGCGTGCGGATGGTGCCCGCAGGACGTGGCGGACGACATCGAGCGTGTCGTGGATGCCTACGGGCTTCCCACGGACACCAGGCTCTCCCATGGACGCATCATGTCGCTCGTGCTGCACGACAAGAAGCGCCATGGGGACTCCTTCAACGTCGTGGTGCCGCGCGCCATCGGCGTGGTGGAGATCAGGACGGTCAGTGCCCAGGAGCTCGCCGACCTGGTTGACCTGGGCTGCGGTGTGTCGCGATGAGGGTCACCATCGAGCCCTCCCCCCTCGCTGGGACGATAGGGGCTATCGTCTCGAAGTCCGTGGCGCATCGCCTGCTCGTGCTCGCCGCGCTCAGGGATAGGACGACCACGCTGCTCTGCCCCACCACATCAAGGGACATCGACGCCACGGCTACCTGCCTGTCGGCATTGGGCGCACGCGTCACGCGCACGCGCATCGGCTTTCGCGTGGTGCCGATCCCCCGAGACGGGGCGGGGCTGAGGATTCCCGAAGGGGCACACCTCGACTGCGGCGAGTCCGGCTCCACGCTGCGCTTCATGCTCCCTGTGCTCTGCGCTCTCGGGGGCGGCAGCATCCAGGGACACGGCAGGCTGGCCAAGCGTCCGCTCTCGCCGCTATGGGAGGAGCTCTGCGCGCACCATGCCCGCCTCTCGGCACCGGGGTCGTTTCCCCTCACCGTCTCGGGCCCACTCACCGGTGGCACGTTCACGCTCCCCGGCACGGTCTCGTCGCAGTTCGTGACAGGTCTCCTGCTCGCCGCGTGCATACTCACCGAACGCGTGACGATACTCGTGGAGCGGCCCATCGAGTCGCTCTCCTACATCAGGCTCACGCTGGATGCCCTGGGCACCTTTGGCGTGGGCGTCACGGAGGCGGAGACGTCACGTGGTGGCAGGGACTACCTCTCGCTCACCATCGCCGCGGACGCGCGCCCCGCAGGTCCCGACGAGGTGCGGGTGGAGGGCGATTGGTCCTGTGCGGCCTCCTGGCTCTGCGCTGGCGCCCTCGGCCGTGGCATACGGGTCTCCGGGCTGGAGGGGCGCTCCCACCAGGGAGACCGCGCCATCCTCCTGACGCTGGCCTCGCTGGGCGCGCACGTGCGGCAGGAGGGCACGACGGCCGAGGCGCGCGGAGGCGCGCTCACGGGTCGCACCATCGACGCCGCCGACGTGCCCGACCTCGTACCGCCCCTCGCGGCGGTGGCATCCACGTGCACGGGGACCACACGCATCATCCATGCCGAGCGTCTGAGGCTCAAGGAGTCAGACCGCCTCGAGACCGTCTCGTCAGCCCTGAACGCGATGGGTGGCATGGTCTCCATCAATGGGGACGGCCTTGCCATCCACGGCGTCCCACGCCTCAGAGGGGGCATCGTGGATGCGGCCAATGACCATCGCATCGCCATGATGGCGGCCGTGGCCGGCGCCACCGCCACAGGCCCCACCACCATCCTGGGCGCAGAGTGCGTACGGAAATCCTACCCCGCCTTCTTCGATGACTTCAGACGCCTTGGCGGCACGGCGACGGAAAGTGAGTAGCAGCATGCCATCCTCCTTTGGGAACACCCTGCGCGTGAGCATCTTTGGGCAGTCACACTCGGCTGGGATCGGCTGCGTGGTGGAGGGGCTCCCCTCCGGCCATCACGTCGACCTCGATGCGCTTGCCGCCTTCATGGCGCGCAGGGCGCCCGGACAGGGCAGCTGGACCACGCCGCGCGCGGAGCCCGATGCCGTCAAGGTCGTCGCTGGGCTCAATGTGCGGGGAGACACCTGCGGCGCACCGCTTGCCCTGCTCATAGAGAACACCAACACCCGCTCGCAGGACTATGATAGGCTCCTCACCCATCCCCGGCCCGGTCACGCGGACTGGCCTGCCCAGGCGAAATGGGGCGGCAGCCAGGACGTCCGCGGTGGCGGGCACTTCTCGGGCAGGCTCACGGCGCCACTGTGTGCCGCAGGTGGGATCGCCCGTGCCATCCTGGGCGAACGCGGCGTGCGTGTGGCGGCACACCTTGCGAGCATTGCGGAGGTGGAAGACGAGCCCTTCGCCCCCCTGCCCGGCACCGTGCTCGACCGACAGCTGGAGGCGGTGACCGCGGCGCGGCCCCTCACCACCATCGACTCTGCCGTGGCGAGGCGCATGGCGCAGGCCATCGATGCCGCGCGCGGGGACCAGGACTCCGTTGGCGGGACCATCGAATGCGTGGCCACCGGACTTCCCGCGGGTGTGGGCTCGCCCATGTTCGACGGCCTGGAGAACCTGCTTGCCCGGGCGCTCTTTGGCATCCCCGCCATCAAGGGCGTGGAATTCGGTGCGGGCTTTGCAGCGGCCCGCCTGCGCGGCAGCGAGGACAACGACCCCTGGCACACCGATGGGTCCGAGGTGATGCCCACGAGCAACAACGCGGGGGGCATCCTGGGGGGCCTCAGCACCGGTGCCCCCATCATCCTGCGCGTCGCCATCAAGCCCACCTCGAGCATCAGCCGTCCCCAGCAGACGATTGACATGGTGCGCGGAAAGGATGACACCGTGGAGGTCGCCGGGCGCCACGACCCCTGCATCGCACCGCGCGCCGTCCCCGTGGTGGAGGCCACCTGCGCGCTTGCCCTGCTGGACGCCTGGCTCTCCTTCCCTCCCGAGCACGCCCGACGCAACGCCTAAGGAGCACCTGTGGAAGACCTCCGACAGATTCGCCAGGATATCGATAGGATCGACCGCCAGATGGTGGATCTCCTCGTAGAGCGCATGGACTGCGCCGACAGGGTTGCGGCATACAAGGCGGCCCATGGCATCCCCGTGCTCGACCGCTCGCGTGAGCGTGCCGTCGTGCGCTGCGCCATGCAGCGCGCCCCAGAGGGCCTCAAGGACCAGACGGCCGTCCTGATGGAGCTGCTCATGTCCATCTCCCGTGCCCGACAGTCCCAGCACCTGGGCACCGACACGCACATCTCCGATGCCATCACCCAGGCCCTCGGCGCCATGCCGCGATCGTTTCCCACCAGCGCGTTCGTGGCGACGCAGGGTAGCGAGGGCGCCTACCAGCAAATCGCCGCCGATCGTCTCTTCCGCCATGCGGACATCACCTACTTCGACAGCTTCGAGGGCGTCTTCAAGGTTGTCGAGGAGGGCCTCTGCCAATACGGCATACTGCCCTTGGAAAACAGCACGGCCGGTTCGGTCAACCAGGTCTTTGACCTCATGATGCGCCACGACTTCCACATCGCGCGCAGCTGTCGCGTGAAGATAGACCACAACCTGCTCGCCAAGCCCGGCTGCACCCTGGCGGACATCACGGACGTCTACAGCCATGAGCAGGCCATCAGACAGTGCGAGGGGTTCCTCGCGGGGCTCGGGGGCGTGTGCGTCCATGCCTGCGAGAACACCGCCTCGGCCTCGCGCAGGGTCGCAGAGAGCCCGGACAGGGGCATCGCCGCGCTGGCGTCGCGGGCGTGCGCCGACCTCTACGGGCTCAACGTGCTCGCCCGCAACGTGCAGGACCAGGACAACAACTACACGCGCTTCGCGTGCATCGCCAAGGACCTCGTCATCTACCCGGGCGCGGACAAGACGACGCTCATGCTCGTGCTTGACCACGAGCCAGGCGCCCTCTACAAGGTGCTCGGCACCTTCTATGCGCTCGACATCAACATCACCAAGCTGGAGAGCCGTCCCATCCCCGACCGCGACTTCGAGTTCATGTTCTACTTCGACCTTGCCGCAGATGCGACGTCCCCCGAGTTCCTCAGGCTCATGCGCACCCTCGAGGGCAGCTGCCAGGAACTGCGCTATCTGGGTAGCTATGCGGAGGTCATCTGATGCCCGCCGAGAGCCCATCGTCCCAAGTGGATGCGCCCTTTGGCCTTCTGGGTCGTACGCTGGGGCACAGTTGGTCGCCAGCCATTCACACGGAGCTGGGGTCGGCCCCCTATGAGCTCTTCGAGCGTGAGCCCGAGGACGTCGAGTCATTCGTCCGCGCCGGAAGCTGGCGTGGCATCAACGTGACCATACCCTACAAGCGCAGGGCCTTCGAGCTTGCCGACGAGGCAAGCGTGCGGGCGCGACGCCTCGGTGTGGCCAACACGCTCGTGCGGAGGCCTGACGGCAGCATCTATGCCGACAACACGGACTACGCCGGCTTCGCGTGGATGCTCGACAGGTTCGCCCGTCGCGTGTGGGGGGCTCCCGCCGAAGGGGCGCTCGCGGGCACAAGGGCGCTCGTGTTGGGATCGGGGGGGGCGAGCCAGGCCGTCCAGGCCGCGCTTTCCGATGCCGGCGCCCACGTGACGGTCATCTCCCGCACGGGCGCGAACACCTACGACACCCTCGTCGAGCGACAGGGTAACACGACCCTCGTGGTCAACGCAACGCCCGTGGGCATGTGTCCCACCTGCCCCGCCTCGCCGCTCTCAAGGCACCATCTGGATGGACTGCCCCATCTCGGCGGCATCCTGGACGTGGTCTACAACCCCCTGCGCACGGGGCTCTGCCTCATGGCGGAGGAGCGCGGCATCCCCTGCGAGTCGGGCCTTGCCATGCTGGTGGGGCAGGCCGTCCGATCCAGCGAGCTCTTCCAAGGAGGCACGATTCCAGGCAAGCGCATGGATGCCCTGGTCGCCTCCCTGCGCGCACGCCGCCTCAACGTGGCCCTCATAGGCATGCCTGGCTCAGGGAAGAGCAGCACGGGCAGGAGCCTGGCCCGTCTGATGAG contains:
- the aroB gene encoding 3-dehydroquinate synthase, with translation MSDTRVIQVDTPSRSYEVLVGQGILGEVGPRAARLIRGRRAHVISDSNVAPLYADDVTGSLRRAGFTTDVQVFEAGEASKDIHTLSALLEGLAAAELTRDDVVVAVGGGVTGDIAGLAAALYLRGCAVIQVPTSLLAMVDSSVGGKCAIDLAAGKNLAGAFFQPTLVIADVECLDTLTHEQLTDSCGEMIKHGVIRDATLFRKLAEQPLNADGARHAMRAALIARNVEIKRDVVDADEREGGVRQILNFGHTIGHAIEAASDFTLGHGSSVAAGMCCMARAAAACGWCPQDVADDIERVVDAYGLPTDTRLSHGRIMSLVLHDKKRHGDSFNVVVPRAIGVVEIRTVSAQELADLVDLGCGVSR
- the aroA gene encoding 3-phosphoshikimate 1-carboxyvinyltransferase; the encoded protein is MRVTIEPSPLAGTIGAIVSKSVAHRLLVLAALRDRTTTLLCPTTSRDIDATATCLSALGARVTRTRIGFRVVPIPRDGAGLRIPEGAHLDCGESGSTLRFMLPVLCALGGGSIQGHGRLAKRPLSPLWEELCAHHARLSAPGSFPLTVSGPLTGGTFTLPGTVSSQFVTGLLLAACILTERVTILVERPIESLSYIRLTLDALGTFGVGVTEAETSRGGRDYLSLTIAADARPAGPDEVRVEGDWSCAASWLCAGALGRGIRVSGLEGRSHQGDRAILLTLASLGAHVRQEGTTAEARGGALTGRTIDAADVPDLVPPLAAVASTCTGTTRIIHAERLRLKESDRLETVSSALNAMGGMVSINGDGLAIHGVPRLRGGIVDAANDHRIAMMAAVAGATATGPTTILGAECVRKSYPAFFDDFRRLGGTATESE
- the aroC gene encoding chorismate synthase, which gives rise to MPSSFGNTLRVSIFGQSHSAGIGCVVEGLPSGHHVDLDALAAFMARRAPGQGSWTTPRAEPDAVKVVAGLNVRGDTCGAPLALLIENTNTRSQDYDRLLTHPRPGHADWPAQAKWGGSQDVRGGGHFSGRLTAPLCAAGGIARAILGERGVRVAAHLASIAEVEDEPFAPLPGTVLDRQLEAVTAARPLTTIDSAVARRMAQAIDAARGDQDSVGGTIECVATGLPAGVGSPMFDGLENLLARALFGIPAIKGVEFGAGFAAARLRGSEDNDPWHTDGSEVMPTSNNAGGILGGLSTGAPIILRVAIKPTSSISRPQQTIDMVRGKDDTVEVAGRHDPCIAPRAVPVVEATCALALLDAWLSFPPEHARRNA
- a CDS encoding bifunctional chorismate mutase/prephenate dehydratase, producing the protein MEDLRQIRQDIDRIDRQMVDLLVERMDCADRVAAYKAAHGIPVLDRSRERAVVRCAMQRAPEGLKDQTAVLMELLMSISRARQSQHLGTDTHISDAITQALGAMPRSFPTSAFVATQGSEGAYQQIAADRLFRHADITYFDSFEGVFKVVEEGLCQYGILPLENSTAGSVNQVFDLMMRHDFHIARSCRVKIDHNLLAKPGCTLADITDVYSHEQAIRQCEGFLAGLGGVCVHACENTASASRRVAESPDRGIAALASRACADLYGLNVLARNVQDQDNNYTRFACIAKDLVIYPGADKTTLMLVLDHEPGALYKVLGTFYALDINITKLESRPIPDRDFEFMFYFDLAADATSPEFLRLMRTLEGSCQELRYLGSYAEVI
- a CDS encoding shikimate kinase, which gives rise to MPAESPSSQVDAPFGLLGRTLGHSWSPAIHTELGSAPYELFEREPEDVESFVRAGSWRGINVTIPYKRRAFELADEASVRARRLGVANTLVRRPDGSIYADNTDYAGFAWMLDRFARRVWGAPAEGALAGTRALVLGSGGASQAVQAALSDAGAHVTVISRTGANTYDTLVERQGNTTLVVNATPVGMCPTCPASPLSRHHLDGLPHLGGILDVVYNPLRTGLCLMAEERGIPCESGLAMLVGQAVRSSELFQGGTIPGKRMDALVASLRARRLNVALIGMPGSGKSSTGRSLARLMRRPFVDLDEAIRLRQASPEDIIKRDGEDAFRAIETAVASNYGARSGMVIACGGGIVTRPENYWLLHQNATIVLIRRPLDELSSEGRPLSISRGIEALAAERTALYERWADVTIDCTGSAASDAQLIQRLLSHPSSAF